In a single window of the Bacillus mycoides genome:
- the nucA gene encoding DNA-entry nuclease, which produces MKQFKGIIISIIAILSLLVAVYEVLVPEETSTKKTTTYDQILEFPKERYPETGKHITDAIKEGHSEMCTIDRNGAADRRKLSLAPYPTKKGYDRDEWPMAMCKEGGKGAHIEYISPADNRGAGSWVGNKLDKYPDGTRVKFEVK; this is translated from the coding sequence ATGAAGCAATTTAAAGGTATTATCATTTCAATTATTGCAATTCTTTCTCTTTTGGTAGCGGTATATGAAGTACTTGTGCCAGAGGAGACAAGTACTAAAAAAACAACTACGTATGATCAAATTCTAGAGTTCCCGAAAGAACGATATCCAGAGACCGGGAAACATATAACGGATGCTATAAAAGAAGGACATTCGGAAATGTGTACAATTGATCGTAATGGTGCAGCGGATAGAAGGAAATTATCGTTAGCGCCATATCCGACGAAGAAAGGTTATGATCGTGATGAATGGCCGATGGCGATGTGTAAGGAAGGCGGAAAAGGAGCTCATATTGAATATATAAGTCCAGCAGATAACCGCGGTGCAGGTTCTTGGGTAGGGAATAAGCTAGACAAATATCCAGATGGTACGCGTGTGAAATTTGAAGTGAAATAG